GCTGTGCCATCATGGAATGCCTTAAATGCTTAAATATATTATTTTCAATAAGGCAGTTTGTAGAATGAAACCACAGCTGGACACCGTACCCATGTCCTCCGCCGCTCCAGTCGGTGGCGTCATCAAAAAAACTGTCCCTTATTTCTATGCGGTACCCTGTATTTACATGCACATGGCATTTTCTTGCAAGCTTACTGTGAACATTTTTCACCCAGCAGTTGGCAGTATTTTTAAAATAAAATATGCTTGTGTCGCTTCTATCAAGCCTTTCCACTGAAAAATCTTCAAAACCCACATATTCTACAAACCCCTGGGTTCTGATTACAGGATTTAAATTTTGTTTATAATCATGCTTTAAAGGATTGTCTATTATTATGGTATTTCCTTCAACGGAAACTATTTTGGCAATTTGTCCAATTGCACCTTCTGCCCAGTTCACATTCCACTCCGGCAAAGTATACATGACATCCGGATTATTTTCCTGCTGTATTTCCACGTACTGTCCCGGCTTAAAGGATGACCCGCCTTCCACCAGTAGCCTGTTTGAGCCCATTGTAAACCCGCCGGCAAGTTTTTGCCAGGCACCTCTTTTGTAAGTTATAATTTCAAAAGCATTTGAATTATGATCTATTAGAAGATGGGTTTTATCCGTACCCTCTCCCCGGAGCACAACAGGCTTATTAAAGGTTAGTGGGGATTTTATCAGGTAGTTTCCTTCCGGTATAAAAACCCCGCCGCCTTCAGTAACGGCTGAAACAGCAGCTTTAAAGGCTTCGTAGTCATCTGTTACCCCATCACCTTTAGCACCGAAATCCAGAACATTTACCACATTAGGTACATCAGGGATTCCTCCCTCCACTCCGGGATTCCATATGTACTCTTCCGGCGTGTTTATGGCAGTGACAAAATATCCTTCAGCTAGCAGGAAGATAATTAGGAAAACAATTAATAGAAAGGATGAAAACTTTTTCATGATTGATACCTCATATAAATTATTGTTAAATATATATTGTAATTATATTATATAATATCCGGCATAAAGCATCAAATTGAAAAAAAAAAAAAATGAGACAAGTATATCCCCTGTCCCAATCTTTTATAATTTTTCAAAATTAATTCTTTTGCTTCCCTTTTATTAATTTATAAATACAGTAGTTCCTTGAGATACATAATCATAAAACCATTTACTATCTTCCAGAGAAAGCCTGACACATCCTGCTGAAGCCCTTTTTCCCAGTGTATCGTCTATAATATTTTGATTAATATCCATTGATATACTGTGAAAAAGATAATCTCCAGAAAATCTTACCCAGTATTTTGCCCCGCTTCCTAATCTGTGTGAGTAAAACCAAGTACCTCTGTCCTGGATTTTATATGTACCTCTTATAGTCGGAGAATTATTTTTTCCTGTTGCACAAACCATGGTCCTTATAAGCCCTCACTTTCCTTTAGTACCAAGAAAAACATGGGTTAACTGTCTGTCAATATCAACCCATACAAGGTAGTGGGTATCGCTTGAAAGTCCAATATGGTTTACAAAAAATTCTATTTCTTCTTTCGTCATCCTATGTTCATTTGTTTTGGGTTCTTCCGGAATACTCAATGCTGTTTCTCTCACCCATCCTACCTTATCTCCTGATTTTACCTGATACCATATTTCACTGTAATCTCTTAAAATTTCTACTGTTTCTCCCTTTAGAAATGTTCCAATAAGGCCGCTTCCACGATGTTGATAATAATTTGTATCTTCAATAATCTCCCCATATACTGTGGATTCTTTAACTAAAGATAAAATTCTTTCTGTTTCATTAATTGCATCAGTTGCCGTTCCTTCTTCCTGCGTATCTTTTTCTTCTTCATATGTGCTTATTTGTACGCTGCCGGCAATATTTTTATTTGATAACACAAAATCATGTTCCTTTGCAATAACAATAACCGGATTTATGATTCTTTTGCTCATAATACCTGGAAGACCATATTTATAGATAAATTTATACAAATCAGACTCTAATAAAAATTTTCCGTTTTCATCACTAAATTTAATTGAATCTTTATAGAAAACATCTGAATTTTCACTTTCATTTGCATTAACATTTAAAGCAAGCAATAAAAATACAATGAAAAAAATAATGAAGCTGACTTTAAA
The genomic region above belongs to Acetivibrio saccincola and contains:
- a CDS encoding glycosyl hydrolase family 28-related protein, whose translation is MKKFSSFLLIVFLIIFLLAEGYFVTAINTPEEYIWNPGVEGGIPDVPNVVNVLDFGAKGDGVTDDYEAFKAAVSAVTEGGGVFIPEGNYLIKSPLTFNKPVVLRGEGTDKTHLLIDHNSNAFEIITYKRGAWQKLAGGFTMGSNRLLVEGGSSFKPGQYVEIQQENNPDVMYTLPEWNVNWAEGAIGQIAKIVSVEGNTIIIDNPLKHDYKQNLNPVIRTQGFVEYVGFEDFSVERLDRSDTSIFYFKNTANCWVKNVHSKLARKCHVHVNTGYRIEIRDSFFDDATDWSGGGHGYGVQLWFHSTNCLIENNIFKHLRHSMMAQLGSNGNVFGYNYSIEPYQSEGGNWTPADISLHGHYPHANLFEGNIVQKITVSDYWGPSGANTFLRNRIETEGIRIEDSSNYQVFLGNELVKGSLLWDTDSRYPHLIDPSTFLIHGNYINGSIEWDERVSGHIIPVSYYHNSKPSFYKSLEWPSIGADRLNGTIPAKERYLNQGILYGDLNGDNTVNSLDCVLLGRYLLEIINEFPNLNGINTADLNRDGIINTLDYALLNRYVLGVIDGL
- a CDS encoding L,D-transpeptidase: MVCATGKNNSPTIRGTYKIQDRGTWFYSHRLGSGAKYWVRFSGDYLFHSISMDINQNIIDDTLGKRASAGCVRLSLEDSKWFYDYVSQGTTVFIN
- a CDS encoding SH3 domain-containing protein — protein: MKKTFKVSFIIFFIVFLLLALNVNANESENSDVFYKDSIKFSDENGKFLLESDLYKFIYKYGLPGIMSKRIINPVIVIAKEHDFVLSNKNIAGSVQISTYEEEKDTQEEGTATDAINETERILSLVKESTVYGEIIEDTNYYQHRGSGLIGTFLKGETVEILRDYSEIWYQVKSGDKVGWVRETALSIPEEPKTNEHRMTKEEIEFFVNHIGLSSDTHYLVWVDIDRQLTHVFLGTKGK